A window of Denticeps clupeoides unplaced genomic scaffold, fDenClu1.1, whole genome shotgun sequence contains these coding sequences:
- the LOC114773268 gene encoding epidermal differentiation-specific protein-like, which produces MASNPVNKIFVYENPDFQGVSREFTEYCPDLRDVSFNDCISSVKVIGQPWVLYEHPHCQGAQFYFEEGECRSVEWHEVISSLEQVKEDLTNPQITLYEDQNYGGRSITLNCETNLMFGNFNDMISSCRVDRGAWVLYEHPNRGGHSILVRAGREFPSIGWIDNQVSWARPLKPGRPKITAELLWDKKEENTKSVVIDSICGVNRGKHEQTFSSELSREYEGSVTESFNFSNATQISVGMSFGFDIGIVKSEVNVNVSNTFTVEKGTSNTKTEKKGVKISIPATIHPHTKLTVNVVRKEVDVKVPVKITIQSGYNSSTEYGEYRCQAGNTILAEYQEEDI; this is translated from the coding sequence atggcttcaaatcctgtaaacaagattTTTGTGTACGAGAATCCTGACTTTCAAGGCGTGAGCCGGGAGTTCACTGAGTATTGTCCAGACCTTCGGGATGttagttttaatgactgtatctcctctgtgaaggtcatagggcagccatgggtgttatacgaacacccccactgtcagggtgcccaGTTCTACTTTGAGGAGGGTGAATGTCGATCAGTGGAGTGGCATGAGGTAATTTCTTCACTGGAACAGGTGAAAGAAgatctgacaaatcctcagatcACACTGTATGAGGATCAAAACTATGGGGGTAGGAGCATTACCCTCAACTGTGAGACAAACTTAATGTTTGGCAAtttcaatgatatgatttcttcctgccgagtggacagaggagcatgggtcctgtatgagcatccaaacagaggtggtcattcaattctggtcagagctggaagAGAATTTCCAAGCATAGGCTGGATTGACAACCAAGTGTCTTGGGCTCGTCCtcttaaacctgggagacccaagataacagcagagctcctctgggacaagaaagaagaaaacaccaaatcagtcgtcattgactccatctgtggtgtgaatcgtggaaaacatgagcagaccttctcctctgagctcagtcgggagtatgaaggttctgtcaccgagagcttcaacttcagcaatgctacacagataagtgtggggatgtcatttgggtttgatattggtatagtgaaatcagaggtcaatgtgaatgtgagtaacactttcacCGTGGAGAAGGGGACAagcaacaccaagacggaaaagaagggtgtgaagatttccataccagccaccatccatccacacaccaagctcactgtgaatgtagtgagaaaagaggtggatgtgaaggttccagtcaaaataacgatccagtcaggctacaactcttcgactgaatacggggaatacaggtgccaggctggtaacacgatcttggctgaataccaagaagaggacatttaa